A region from the Haloarchaeobius salinus genome encodes:
- a CDS encoding helicase-related protein encodes MSVDTSNLLPGEVIRNRNRLWRVDSVDGEVVSATALDGPTTTHRFYAPIESIEKGSLPAPDTDRMGNPQFQDLLIQSNRLSMLHGTAPLMSLQRSRVIPTEYQLTPVVMALDMPEVRLMLADDVGLGKTIEAGLITSELLARNRADRILIVTPANLRDQWRETFEHFFHIDAQITDRRSRRAMEKDVPPGTSVWDYYSKHIVSIDYAKQSHIRNQILSQDWDMVIIDEAHQAARPHTVSASASPSKQRWEFAQDITDAATHALLLTATPHNGYTDSYASLLNMVNPDIVSGDQHDPQINRDIAKRHVVQRRREDVEQWFGDDDENPFPDRDQQTVEVNPTDYETTAYDAVRDYGDALVEAAQHSDNRTLAQWTVVHFLKRALSSPEALRRSLRNRKDKLTNRLDELESDDDVIEETAGISEEMAQANALDNDPGEDYSETELGQRVERVVTGDRRAIEVELETLEETLEAANRVTKTRDSKLQRLLDQTLPARFNSGGTIVFTKYVDTLEYLEEHVRDEFGDRVSVHTLYGELGEAERNERFQEFADSERGVLIATDVISEGMNLQYAANQVIHYELPWNPNRLEQRNGRVDRYGQKAETVYIRTMVVNDPMDRTVLTKLIEKAQEIRSEYGFSPPYLGDDEGVLQLLDNDEMQHLMPQYTLHDFIGDGQEAVEESAFDDEVLDRIKDESFYNHTEVDLSEVKERQEKTQKMLGGPNALKEFVNSGLDLFDCNRSMNADSTYEIEITTDELRGHDVADHYERATFDPNRAAEDDDAEMLDIAHPLVQRLIEAVKEVALTSDDRYGRTAMRGTDAVDSPTAVYTFKIRYFAHTGDEPTVMEELVQMALPLYGDEALSAEELEALQDAESTAANRTEEEWQRDLAQAINHDALEDSIRVQADQRRGEIEAERREMRESLQEAGYGESMTGIDNLSVASRDLLTIGLHYPAQ; translated from the coding sequence ATGAGTGTGGACACGAGTAACCTCCTCCCGGGTGAGGTCATCCGGAACCGGAACCGCCTTTGGCGTGTCGACAGCGTCGACGGCGAAGTTGTCTCCGCAACGGCTCTTGACGGTCCTACCACGACACACCGATTCTACGCCCCTATCGAAAGCATCGAGAAGGGGAGCCTGCCTGCCCCCGATACCGACCGGATGGGGAACCCGCAGTTCCAGGACCTCCTCATTCAGTCCAACCGGCTGTCGATGCTGCACGGAACGGCCCCACTGATGAGCCTCCAGCGCTCGCGCGTGATACCGACTGAGTACCAGCTGACGCCGGTCGTCATGGCCTTGGATATGCCAGAAGTGCGCCTGATGCTGGCTGATGACGTTGGGCTCGGGAAGACGATCGAAGCAGGGCTGATCACAAGCGAGCTGCTGGCACGGAACCGGGCCGACCGGATTCTGATCGTTACACCCGCGAACCTTCGTGACCAGTGGCGAGAGACCTTTGAGCACTTCTTCCACATCGACGCCCAAATTACTGACCGTCGTAGTCGGAGGGCGATGGAGAAAGACGTCCCGCCGGGAACCAGCGTCTGGGATTACTACTCGAAGCATATCGTCTCGATCGATTACGCCAAACAGTCGCATATCCGGAACCAGATCTTGAGTCAGGACTGGGACATGGTCATCATCGACGAAGCTCATCAGGCGGCCCGCCCGCACACGGTGTCTGCGAGCGCTAGTCCCTCGAAACAGCGATGGGAGTTTGCACAGGATATCACGGACGCAGCGACCCACGCCCTGCTGCTGACCGCGACACCGCATAACGGGTACACCGACAGCTACGCGAGCCTGCTGAATATGGTCAACCCGGATATCGTCTCTGGGGACCAGCACGACCCTCAAATCAACCGGGATATCGCAAAGCGTCACGTCGTCCAGCGGCGTCGGGAAGACGTTGAACAGTGGTTCGGTGACGACGACGAAAACCCCTTCCCGGATCGTGATCAGCAAACGGTCGAGGTGAATCCGACTGACTACGAGACGACCGCTTACGATGCCGTTCGAGACTACGGGGATGCGCTAGTCGAAGCCGCCCAGCATTCAGACAACCGCACGCTTGCCCAGTGGACCGTCGTGCACTTCCTCAAGCGAGCCCTTTCGAGCCCCGAGGCACTGCGTCGGTCGCTACGCAACCGCAAGGACAAGCTCACGAATCGCCTTGATGAACTCGAGTCCGACGACGACGTCATTGAGGAGACTGCAGGGATCTCAGAAGAGATGGCTCAGGCAAATGCGTTGGACAACGACCCTGGTGAGGACTACTCCGAAACCGAGCTCGGGCAGCGTGTCGAACGAGTAGTCACCGGTGACCGCCGTGCGATTGAGGTCGAGCTGGAAACACTCGAGGAAACCCTTGAGGCAGCAAACCGCGTTACGAAAACTCGCGACAGCAAACTCCAGCGGCTGCTCGATCAAACCCTTCCGGCCCGATTCAACAGCGGTGGGACGATTGTCTTCACAAAATACGTGGACACGCTGGAGTATCTCGAAGAACACGTCCGTGACGAGTTCGGTGATCGAGTGAGTGTCCATACGCTCTACGGGGAACTGGGCGAGGCCGAACGGAACGAACGGTTTCAGGAGTTCGCCGATTCCGAGCGCGGCGTGCTAATCGCCACCGACGTCATCAGCGAGGGGATGAACCTACAGTACGCCGCGAACCAGGTCATCCACTACGAACTCCCGTGGAATCCGAACCGGTTGGAACAACGGAACGGGCGTGTCGACCGCTACGGTCAGAAGGCGGAGACGGTCTACATCCGGACGATGGTGGTCAACGATCCGATGGACCGGACCGTCCTCACCAAACTGATCGAGAAGGCACAAGAAATTCGGAGCGAGTATGGATTCTCTCCGCCGTATCTGGGTGATGATGAAGGGGTCTTGCAGTTGCTGGATAACGACGAGATGCAGCACCTCATGCCCCAGTACACGCTTCATGATTTTATTGGTGATGGGCAGGAGGCCGTCGAGGAGAGCGCGTTCGATGACGAAGTCCTTGACCGAATCAAAGACGAGTCCTTCTACAATCACACAGAGGTCGACCTTTCCGAGGTCAAGGAACGCCAGGAGAAAACACAGAAGATGTTGGGCGGGCCGAATGCACTCAAGGAGTTCGTCAACAGCGGGCTCGATCTATTTGACTGCAATCGCTCCATGAATGCCGACAGCACCTATGAGATCGAAATCACTACCGACGAACTCCGTGGTCACGATGTCGCAGACCACTACGAACGCGCGACCTTCGACCCTAATCGAGCGGCGGAAGACGATGACGCCGAGATGCTGGACATCGCTCACCCACTCGTCCAGCGCCTAATCGAGGCCGTCAAAGAGGTCGCTCTCACTAGCGACGATCGCTACGGCCGCACCGCGATGCGTGGGACCGACGCCGTCGATTCCCCAACGGCAGTGTATACATTCAAAATCCGTTACTTCGCCCATACAGGGGACGAACCCACCGTCATGGAGGAACTCGTCCAGATGGCACTCCCGCTTTACGGTGACGAAGCGCTCTCAGCTGAGGAATTGGAGGCACTCCAAGACGCTGAGAGTACCGCTGCGAACCGGACTGAAGAAGAGTGGCAGCGAGACCTTGCCCAAGCAATCAACCACGACGCACTCGAGGATTCGATTCGTGTCCAAGCGGACCAGCGCCGTGGCGAGATCGAAGCGGAACGAAGAGAGATGCGTGAATCGCTTCAGGAGGCTGGCTATGGGGAGTCGATGACCGGTATCGATAACCTCTCGGTGGCGAGTCGAGATCTGCTTACAATTGGCCTCCACTACCCTGCACAATGA
- a CDS encoding McrB family protein gives MTPGVVLASATSPTEQAVFDELVYQGVKRSRLSSYRPPGDSRIVHSWPLPLADHVDTSDLTAGDYVLFYRGHNRYSWAAEITAVETDTDEIGDVLTGLVATRGPQNIQPDDEFSDAVLFLDIPVPIELESYRLHDLLGIDQEALTRTIIPGSDATANLQDEFGSLEEMIRTTRKSPSAFIEVTSVKDKPYKEPDGEFPLGSAVFSRSQGADGRRIYETLRDPEVGDLVLHIRKDSRELVGVSTVASTLQEDFEGPPDDSWPQEERGEGYFRPLGNYVAFEDPPNIDQDLLQNEDYRERLQQIYDSTEKLFYDRNFELAQGAYFTESPLDFLYLCIAEEPTLVQIAEDRFWSIPRPDAVSQYDTVTDAVVDVRTKLPFDERDRDWFLDVFTEVVIRDLTNALSKVEPDAELTEREAAFISLVKEMYESRVDEFEVAADRLGIGRTNHVSPAETLFFVLFRVLQSRVGVSPNMNQVKAKVIINDEYDVEAPTPEFDPDDETEPLSARPMPDRGEDIARQLLDVGQMVFYGPPGTGKTYTAEQFARWWLNQQPDVEPTTGQLETVTFHPSFTYEDFIEGLSVDTNEEGQVRYDEQPGVFLEFAERARQAYYAAGESEPAPRYVMIIDEINRGNLAQIFGEMITALEIDKRLDAESEVSISLAHSGNSFSIPPNLYLIGTMNTADRSIALVDAALRRRFRFLSFPPNLDRAREDHGFDSWDAVEDAARTTGDNRLLAQSLIAVQVLNERIRDQPDLGRGKQIGHSFFYGVSDEQDVVDMWRFEILPLLEEYLFGQYARIRDALFSGHGEQLFDWEHQQIKAFDAAALESALGSFVRDYVEDTEAD, from the coding sequence ATGACGCCTGGTGTCGTCCTCGCTTCAGCGACTAGCCCGACGGAACAGGCCGTTTTCGACGAACTCGTCTATCAGGGTGTCAAGCGCTCTCGACTCAGTTCGTATCGCCCTCCGGGTGACAGTCGAATCGTGCACTCGTGGCCGCTCCCACTCGCGGATCACGTCGATACCTCTGACCTTACTGCTGGTGACTACGTGCTCTTTTACCGCGGCCACAATCGGTACAGCTGGGCAGCAGAAATCACAGCGGTCGAAACCGATACCGACGAAATCGGCGATGTTCTCACGGGGCTTGTTGCTACCCGAGGGCCGCAGAACATCCAGCCCGATGACGAGTTTAGCGATGCGGTTCTGTTCCTGGACATTCCGGTCCCAATCGAGCTCGAGAGCTATCGCCTGCATGACCTCCTCGGAATCGATCAAGAGGCGCTGACGAGAACCATCATCCCCGGTAGCGATGCTACCGCAAACCTTCAAGACGAGTTTGGCTCCCTAGAAGAGATGATTCGAACGACGCGGAAGAGCCCCTCTGCGTTTATCGAGGTCACATCAGTCAAAGATAAGCCCTACAAAGAGCCTGATGGAGAGTTCCCGCTGGGGTCAGCAGTGTTCTCGCGGAGCCAAGGGGCCGATGGTCGGAGGATATACGAGACACTCCGTGACCCCGAGGTTGGAGACCTCGTTCTACACATCCGAAAAGACAGTCGAGAGCTCGTCGGGGTGTCGACGGTCGCGTCGACGCTGCAGGAGGATTTCGAGGGGCCGCCAGACGACTCCTGGCCTCAGGAGGAACGTGGTGAAGGATACTTTCGCCCGCTCGGGAACTACGTGGCCTTCGAAGACCCGCCTAATATTGATCAGGACTTGCTCCAGAACGAGGACTATCGGGAACGGCTTCAGCAGATCTATGACTCGACGGAGAAGCTCTTTTACGACAGGAATTTCGAGCTTGCGCAGGGCGCATACTTCACCGAGTCGCCACTGGATTTTCTGTATCTTTGTATCGCTGAGGAGCCGACACTTGTGCAAATCGCTGAAGACCGGTTCTGGTCAATCCCGAGGCCTGACGCAGTCAGTCAGTATGACACAGTAACGGATGCGGTCGTCGACGTTAGAACGAAACTGCCGTTCGATGAACGAGACCGGGATTGGTTCCTCGATGTCTTTACTGAAGTCGTCATTCGAGACCTTACCAACGCCCTCTCGAAAGTCGAGCCTGACGCTGAGTTGACCGAACGGGAAGCTGCATTCATCTCGCTGGTCAAAGAGATGTATGAGAGCCGTGTGGACGAATTCGAAGTTGCAGCTGATCGACTCGGGATTGGTCGTACTAACCACGTTTCGCCAGCAGAGACGCTGTTTTTCGTGCTGTTCCGGGTACTGCAGTCCCGGGTCGGCGTGTCCCCGAACATGAACCAGGTGAAGGCCAAGGTTATCATCAACGACGAGTACGACGTCGAAGCGCCGACACCGGAGTTCGATCCAGACGACGAGACCGAGCCGCTGTCAGCTCGACCGATGCCTGATCGTGGGGAGGACATCGCCCGCCAGCTCCTCGATGTCGGACAAATGGTGTTCTACGGGCCACCCGGGACCGGCAAGACGTACACTGCCGAGCAGTTCGCTCGGTGGTGGCTGAATCAACAACCTGACGTCGAGCCCACGACGGGGCAGCTCGAGACGGTGACGTTCCATCCCTCGTTCACCTACGAGGACTTCATCGAGGGGTTGAGCGTCGACACGAACGAGGAAGGACAGGTTCGGTATGACGAACAGCCCGGTGTCTTCCTGGAGTTCGCGGAACGAGCACGCCAGGCCTACTACGCAGCTGGGGAATCTGAACCTGCACCGCGATACGTCATGATCATCGACGAGATCAACCGCGGGAACCTCGCCCAGATCTTCGGCGAAATGATCACCGCTCTCGAGATAGACAAACGACTTGATGCCGAGAGCGAGGTTTCAATTTCGCTGGCCCACTCCGGGAATTCGTTCTCGATTCCACCGAATCTCTACCTCATCGGGACGATGAACACCGCCGATCGGTCGATTGCACTCGTCGACGCCGCGTTGCGACGTCGCTTCCGGTTCCTTTCGTTCCCCCCGAATCTCGATCGTGCCCGGGAGGACCACGGCTTCGACAGTTGGGACGCTGTTGAAGACGCTGCTCGGACGACGGGGGATAATCGACTGCTTGCCCAGTCCCTAATTGCGGTTCAGGTACTGAATGAACGGATTCGTGATCAGCCTGATCTCGGTCGAGGCAAGCAAATCGGGCATTCATTCTTCTACGGGGTGTCGGACGAACAAGACGTCGTCGACATGTGGCGGTTCGAAATTCTCCCCCTGCTCGAGGAGTACCTGTTCGGGCAGTACGCGCGGATTCGCGACGCCCTGTTCTCCGGGCATGGCGAGCAGCTGTTTGACTGGGAACATCAGCAGATCAAAGCATTCGACGCCGCTGCCCTGGAGTCGGCACTGGGTTCGTTTGTCAGAGACTACGTCGAGGATACGGAGGCAGACTAG
- a CDS encoding McrC family protein, with amino-acid sequence MSIPVPRGEAEVTADIELGEYEESDPIELSEQAARMLTQDVNGGTDRDGDRINLRYTRDGKAILKATQYVGIVSLLDGPVIQVSPKAAGTNLLYLLQYAQDTTPTTFASETPFQRGPTFLDAFGALFEAELREVLNRGLQTDYRRVAGTEPHLRGQLNIQQQLQRHPPTPTKFECTYDELTHDTTANRAILYATSVLLGTVSDRSITQTLRQHQQLLRRRVELTPVTGAELDGIQLTRLSEHYEDILRLSRLVIENAFVSELTAGSSTSFALMVNMNTVFENAIERAVTTVSEQRGWTVKPQEKTQSLLTGGKHNVTLKPDVTIYEGHEQPLIVGDAKWKIDTPSNSDYYQLTSYMLGRDAPGILFYPDCDGDNATTAEVAGQFPLEIVELPTAAAVDDFDEFVDQFEAAVMIAIDSLLEY; translated from the coding sequence ATGTCGATCCCCGTTCCACGCGGTGAAGCCGAAGTCACCGCCGATATCGAGCTCGGAGAGTACGAGGAGTCCGACCCAATCGAGCTGAGCGAACAGGCTGCGCGGATGCTGACCCAGGACGTCAACGGGGGGACAGACCGAGATGGGGACCGGATCAATCTGCGGTACACCCGGGATGGAAAGGCTATCCTCAAAGCGACCCAGTATGTCGGCATCGTCTCACTTCTCGATGGGCCAGTTATCCAAGTTAGTCCGAAAGCTGCAGGAACGAATTTGTTGTATTTACTCCAATACGCACAGGACACGACCCCGACAACTTTTGCGTCAGAGACGCCGTTCCAGCGAGGCCCAACGTTTCTCGACGCGTTCGGGGCACTATTCGAAGCCGAGCTCCGGGAGGTGTTGAATCGTGGTCTCCAGACTGATTATCGACGCGTTGCCGGGACGGAACCCCATCTTCGTGGCCAGTTGAACATTCAGCAGCAGCTCCAACGCCACCCGCCCACCCCGACGAAGTTCGAGTGTACCTACGACGAACTCACGCATGACACAACTGCCAACCGGGCCATTCTCTACGCGACGTCGGTGTTACTCGGGACGGTGTCGGATCGATCAATCACCCAGACCCTTCGACAACACCAACAATTGCTCCGGCGGCGGGTTGAACTGACACCCGTCACAGGTGCCGAGCTTGATGGAATTCAGTTAACGCGGCTTTCCGAACATTACGAGGACATCCTTCGACTCTCACGGTTAGTGATCGAGAACGCGTTCGTCTCGGAGTTGACCGCAGGAAGTAGCACGTCCTTCGCGCTGATGGTGAACATGAATACGGTCTTCGAGAACGCCATTGAACGGGCTGTCACCACGGTTTCAGAACAGCGTGGATGGACGGTCAAACCGCAGGAGAAAACCCAATCCCTGTTGACTGGCGGTAAGCACAACGTGACGCTAAAGCCCGATGTGACCATCTATGAAGGCCATGAGCAACCGCTGATCGTCGGTGATGCGAAGTGGAAGATTGATACGCCCTCGAACAGCGACTACTACCAGCTCACGTCGTACATGCTGGGTCGTGACGCACCGGGGATTCTGTTTTATCCCGATTGTGACGGTGATAATGCGACGACCGCAGAGGTCGCTGGACAGTTCCCGCTTGAGATCGTCGAGCTGCCGACGGCCGCTGCCGTCGACGACTTCGATGAGTTCGTTGATCAGTTCGAGGCTGCTGTTATGATAGCAATCGACTCTCTCCTTGAATATTAA
- a CDS encoding DUF5797 family protein, producing MTSWHLYQKIANELGVSSERMHLLNILTDCRYLVTNHPPFLNVESPDRFRSNQAWLEDNPAEGVEFCKDTYGSDAGIAAILRCVGAEVVDYTDSDLAIGFAILASHIDEYLKETVQTPQIQSEVDKVRTHFADNKQQLKRIEDSHDGDEETHSYCDSCGVQLSTPFVYQCESCEARFPGWPALLYDEVEEESKSKWREQLDVTVLSQNRTKHFIVLRAESSLPGWIEEGGQIGQIRDSSLKFMGKVVNTDGRDIHVDYENTSAAALKEGQQITVCSSESSIAMTQQSGFLYEARRGFSGWRNSSSEDATVEKLATNAPRLFETFDKRTLSRPDQSEPTNWMSLDGFELDESQKEVLSDILGLNSGDLSLVVGPPGSGKTEVIAKAAYELAATGERVLVASHTNIAVDNVIEKLATQDTHKVVRVGRPAKLSKGTKRLMLSKVMEDSTDETVTDLLQTAEELKSNISNLNSKVQNLKQDRSVLENAAETGPSSLTNVTDVTETIDAKQVELTDIQRRIQELQEEAEATSISNADITGSTIIRAHLGGLAQVDFDTVIIDEASQIPVPLGLLGMVSAKKWVVVGDHNQLQPVLKTIKTRDGSPPDEASIFSFLRNRYDIERWLEHHYRSHEDIIGFAKKHIYNDQISVAESCPDGTTLDQTTGTASNAAEVAAGPPVVFVDVDGEEAWRKRFSGSVNKSEIEAVTKLVSHFIDSTDVSEDQLGVITPFRGQRSLIADELPKYGGVEVSTVDGFQGRERDTIIFSAVNTEKSGLRFSGNPNRFNVASTRPKSRFIMVGNLSAIKENAPVGNTLKKFLNYVADRGGVYDWQSGTWVDGVPLGEINGPSSGNDPSSEVGPDSGNSPSSGNDVTDSDGPDKETDTGEGISNANFDVEKYTRIKSLVNLTPTSNSELADAWEMKNGKEAWDYLSSELREYYQRDSNHKIQHTNKATQYLAGEIE from the coding sequence ATGACTTCCTGGCATCTGTATCAAAAAATCGCCAACGAGCTAGGTGTTTCCAGCGAGAGGATGCACCTCCTCAATATTCTCACAGATTGTAGATATCTGGTCACGAATCATCCCCCATTCCTCAATGTTGAATCTCCCGACCGGTTTCGTTCGAACCAGGCGTGGCTTGAGGACAATCCAGCAGAGGGCGTTGAGTTCTGCAAGGACACCTATGGCTCCGACGCTGGAATTGCCGCGATTCTTCGCTGCGTTGGTGCAGAAGTAGTCGACTACACGGATTCAGATCTTGCTATTGGCTTCGCGATTCTCGCCTCGCACATTGACGAATATCTCAAAGAAACTGTGCAAACACCCCAAATCCAATCAGAGGTAGACAAAGTCCGTACTCACTTCGCAGACAACAAACAACAGTTGAAACGGATCGAAGACTCCCATGACGGGGACGAAGAGACTCACTCGTATTGCGACAGCTGTGGAGTCCAACTCTCGACGCCATTTGTCTATCAGTGTGAATCCTGTGAGGCCCGCTTCCCCGGGTGGCCCGCCCTCCTCTACGACGAAGTTGAAGAAGAGAGTAAATCGAAATGGCGCGAACAGTTGGACGTTACGGTACTCAGCCAAAATAGAACAAAACACTTCATCGTATTGCGGGCTGAGAGTTCGCTCCCAGGTTGGATTGAGGAAGGTGGTCAGATCGGTCAGATTAGAGACTCCAGTCTCAAATTCATGGGGAAAGTGGTCAACACCGACGGGAGAGATATCCACGTGGACTATGAAAACACCTCAGCCGCTGCGCTGAAGGAAGGCCAACAGATCACGGTCTGTAGTTCAGAGTCTAGTATTGCTATGACCCAACAGTCTGGGTTCCTCTATGAAGCTCGTCGTGGTTTCTCCGGCTGGCGCAATTCCAGCAGTGAGGATGCAACCGTCGAGAAGCTCGCGACCAACGCGCCCCGTTTGTTCGAGACCTTTGATAAGCGTACTCTCAGCAGACCGGATCAAAGTGAGCCAACAAACTGGATGAGTCTCGATGGGTTCGAACTCGATGAGTCACAAAAGGAGGTGCTATCCGATATACTTGGATTGAATTCCGGAGACCTCTCGCTCGTAGTTGGCCCACCAGGTTCGGGGAAAACCGAGGTAATCGCGAAAGCAGCCTACGAACTCGCCGCTACGGGTGAACGTGTTCTGGTAGCCTCTCACACCAATATTGCGGTCGATAACGTAATCGAAAAACTCGCTACGCAGGATACACATAAAGTAGTTCGAGTGGGTCGCCCCGCAAAACTCTCGAAAGGCACGAAGAGACTCATGCTGTCGAAGGTAATGGAAGACAGCACCGACGAGACTGTCACAGACCTTCTTCAAACTGCGGAAGAACTGAAATCCAATATCAGCAATCTCAACTCCAAAGTCCAGAATCTAAAACAGGACCGGTCAGTTCTGGAAAACGCAGCAGAAACTGGCCCAAGTAGTTTAACTAACGTTACTGATGTCACTGAGACAATTGACGCCAAGCAGGTGGAGCTGACCGATATCCAACGCCGGATTCAAGAACTCCAAGAGGAAGCTGAGGCAACCTCCATCAGCAACGCCGACATCACTGGGTCGACGATCATTCGTGCTCATCTCGGTGGCCTCGCGCAAGTCGATTTTGATACAGTGATTATTGACGAAGCAAGCCAAATCCCGGTACCACTCGGGCTTCTGGGCATGGTTTCTGCGAAAAAGTGGGTCGTTGTCGGTGACCATAATCAGCTCCAACCCGTTCTGAAAACGATAAAAACCAGAGACGGTAGCCCACCGGATGAGGCATCAATCTTCTCGTTCCTCAGAAATCGCTATGACATTGAACGCTGGCTCGAACACCACTACCGGAGCCACGAAGACATCATTGGATTCGCAAAAAAGCACATCTACAACGATCAAATCTCAGTCGCCGAGTCGTGCCCAGATGGTACGACCTTGGATCAGACAACTGGAACAGCGTCGAACGCTGCCGAAGTTGCTGCTGGCCCTCCTGTTGTGTTCGTTGATGTCGACGGTGAGGAAGCCTGGCGGAAGCGCTTCAGTGGATCAGTCAACAAATCAGAGATAGAAGCTGTTACCAAGCTCGTGAGTCACTTTATCGATAGCACGGATGTCTCTGAAGACCAGCTTGGTGTCATCACTCCGTTTCGCGGACAGCGGAGTCTAATTGCTGACGAACTTCCGAAATACGGTGGCGTGGAAGTTTCCACCGTGGATGGTTTCCAAGGTCGAGAACGCGATACAATCATCTTCAGTGCCGTCAATACTGAAAAGAGCGGCCTCCGCTTTTCTGGGAACCCAAATCGGTTTAACGTTGCCTCGACCCGTCCCAAGTCGCGCTTCATCATGGTAGGTAATTTGTCAGCGATTAAGGAAAATGCGCCGGTTGGGAATACACTCAAGAAGTTTCTCAACTATGTGGCAGACAGAGGCGGAGTCTATGACTGGCAATCTGGAACTTGGGTTGACGGAGTTCCCCTCGGAGAGATCAATGGTCCCAGTTCCGGAAACGATCCTTCATCGGAGGTGGGACCTGACTCTGGGAATTCACCGAGTAGCGGGAACGATGTAACTGACTCCGATGGCCCTGACAAGGAAACCGACACTGGAGAAGGAATTTCGAATGCCAACTTTGATGTGGAAAAATATACCCGGATTAAGTCGCTCGTCAACCTGACACCGACGTCAAACTCCGAATTGGCCGACGCATGGGAGATGAAAAACGGGAAAGAAGCATGGGACTATCTGAGCTCGGAGCTTCGTGAGTACTATCAACGGGATTCCAATCACAAGATTCAGCACACAAACAAAGCGACCCAGTATCTGGCAGGAGAGATAGAGTAG